The Streptomyces sp. Alt3 genome has a segment encoding these proteins:
- a CDS encoding LpqB family beta-propeller domain-containing protein: MDTDRRRGGRGRAVRLSALLGCGVVVLAGCGAMPVTGDVKAVDASQPGDSQVQVYAVAPREGASPIEVVDGFLESMTSDDPDFRTTRKYLTSEAARTWQPGEGTTVLAKAPNRNGPTIHDKERRTAETTYTLTGEQVAAVDAQSSYRPLAPSEYSQMLHLVREKGADGKQEWRIDIVPDGLVLGQSDFKRLYRSVNKYYFAGGRADDETALVADPVYVRNRTDPVTRMDTATQTVRTLLEGPSNWLRPVVDSRFPEGTALKAGVTSLAPDDQNVLKVPLNKKADKAGQSACRMMAAQVLFTLRDLTSARVGQVELQGERGPLCSLGADEAEEFAADRGSQSPDSQYFVDDKGHVQRIPGSSKGSGDPEPVTGPLGNGTVAMGSVGVARDEQQAAAVSADQQHLYVSSLVEESEPAAPVVASSANRPEDRLSAPSWDGGGDLWVADRNPSDPRLLRLVDGAGEPQEVSVPGLNGGRIESLRMSADGVRIALRVSRDGHTTLNIGRVERHGSGKDEQVSVEDLRQAAPQLADVTAVSWSGRSRLVVVGKEEGGVQQVRYVQADGSTSSSGVLPGVNQVTAVAASDDEQLPLMADTESDGIVKLSPGDNWQTVLKGGSSLVYPG, from the coding sequence GTGGACACTGACCGCCGACGGGGCGGCCGCGGCCGGGCGGTGCGGCTGTCCGCGCTGCTGGGCTGCGGCGTCGTGGTGCTCGCCGGGTGCGGAGCGATGCCGGTCACCGGTGACGTCAAGGCGGTCGACGCCTCGCAGCCGGGTGATTCACAGGTGCAGGTGTATGCCGTCGCTCCGAGGGAGGGCGCCTCGCCCATCGAGGTCGTCGACGGCTTCCTGGAGTCGATGACCAGCGACGACCCCGACTTCCGGACCACCCGTAAGTACCTGACCTCGGAAGCGGCCCGCACCTGGCAGCCCGGCGAGGGCACCACGGTGCTCGCGAAGGCGCCCAACCGCAACGGGCCCACGATCCACGACAAGGAACGCAGGACCGCCGAGACCACGTACACGCTGACCGGCGAACAGGTGGCGGCGGTCGACGCACAGAGTTCCTACCGTCCCCTCGCCCCCTCGGAGTACTCCCAGATGCTTCATCTGGTCCGTGAGAAGGGGGCCGACGGCAAGCAGGAATGGCGCATCGACATCGTGCCGGACGGTCTGGTGCTCGGGCAGTCCGACTTCAAGCGCCTCTACCGGTCGGTGAACAAGTACTACTTCGCCGGCGGGCGTGCGGACGACGAGACCGCACTGGTCGCCGACCCCGTGTACGTGCGGAACCGCACGGATCCTGTCACGCGGATGGACACGGCCACACAGACCGTGCGGACGCTGCTGGAGGGCCCTTCGAACTGGCTGCGGCCGGTGGTCGACTCCCGGTTCCCCGAGGGCACGGCGCTGAAGGCCGGGGTCACCTCGCTGGCGCCGGACGACCAGAACGTGCTGAAGGTGCCGCTCAACAAGAAGGCCGACAAGGCCGGGCAGAGCGCCTGCCGGATGATGGCCGCCCAGGTGCTCTTCACCCTGCGGGACCTGACGTCCGCCCGGGTGGGGCAGGTGGAGCTGCAGGGGGAGCGCGGTCCGCTGTGCTCGCTGGGGGCCGACGAGGCCGAGGAGTTCGCCGCGGACCGTGGTTCCCAGAGCCCCGACAGCCAGTACTTCGTCGACGACAAGGGGCATGTGCAGCGGATCCCCGGCAGCAGCAAGGGCAGCGGTGATCCTGAGCCGGTGACCGGCCCGCTGGGCAACGGGACGGTGGCCATGGGCTCCGTGGGTGTGGCCCGGGACGAACAGCAGGCCGCCGCGGTGTCGGCGGATCAGCAGCACCTCTACGTGTCCTCCCTCGTCGAGGAGAGCGAGCCGGCCGCCCCTGTGGTGGCCAGCAGCGCGAATCGGCCGGAGGACCGGCTGTCGGCACCGAGCTGGGACGGCGGAGGCGACCTGTGGGTCGCCGACCGCAACCCGTCGGATCCCAGGCTCCTGCGTCTCGTCGACGGTGCCGGAGAGCCGCAGGAGGTCTCGGTACCGGGGCTGAACGGTGGGCGGATCGAGTCGCTCCGGATGTCCGCGGACGGGGTCCGGATCGCCCTGAGGGTGTCGAGGGACGGTCATACGACGCTGAACATCGGCCGGGTCGAACGCCATGGCTCGGGGAAGGACGAGCAGGTATCGGTGGAGGACCTGCGTCAGGCCGCACCCCAGCTGGCCGACGTGACCGCTGTCTCCTGGTCGGGCCGCAGCCGTCTCGTGGTGGTCGGCAAGGAGGAGGGCGGCGTGCAGCAGGTGCGTTACGTGCAGGCCGACGGGTCCACCTCGTCCTCCGGGGTCCTGCCGGGTGTGAACCAGGTGACGGCCGTCGCGGCCTCGGACGACGAGCAGCTGCCGCTGATGGCTGACACCGAGAGCGACGGGATAGTGAAGCTGTCGCCGGGGGACAACTGGCAGACGGTCCTCAAGGGGGGCTCCTCGCTGGTCTACCCGGGCTGA
- a CDS encoding ComF family protein, protein MRSWWREMTGLVLPAACGGCGSPRTELCEECAAALDAEPRRARPAPEPAGFPVVHAVAPYENAVRAMLLAHKERGALGLAGVLGGALAAAVRAGAGHAGDGGPLLLVPVPSARRATARRGHDPVRRIAAAAAAELRRGGTRARVLTALRQRRAVADQAGLGARDRQANLAGALVVADGARRLLDGGRVVLVDDLLTTGSTLAEAARAVRAAGHVGGSTADGLRAVVVAASPSAFEINRN, encoded by the coding sequence GTGCGGAGTTGGTGGCGGGAGATGACCGGGCTGGTGCTGCCCGCGGCCTGCGGGGGCTGCGGCAGTCCACGGACAGAGCTGTGCGAGGAGTGCGCCGCCGCGCTGGATGCCGAGCCGCGCCGTGCGAGACCCGCTCCCGAGCCTGCGGGGTTTCCCGTCGTCCACGCCGTGGCGCCGTACGAGAACGCCGTACGCGCGATGCTGCTGGCCCACAAGGAGCGCGGGGCACTCGGGCTGGCGGGAGTGCTCGGCGGGGCGCTGGCGGCTGCTGTGCGGGCCGGAGCGGGGCATGCGGGGGACGGGGGCCCACTGCTCCTGGTGCCCGTGCCCTCGGCACGGCGGGCCACGGCACGGCGAGGGCATGATCCGGTGCGCAGGATCGCGGCCGCGGCCGCGGCCGAGCTGCGGCGTGGGGGCACGAGAGCCCGGGTGCTCACGGCGTTGCGCCAGCGGCGCGCGGTGGCGGACCAGGCGGGGCTGGGGGCCAGGGACCGGCAGGCGAACCTGGCGGGCGCGCTCGTGGTGGCGGACGGCGCCCGGAGGCTGCTCGACGGGGGCCGGGTCGTGCTGGTGGACGACCTGTTGACGACCGGGTCGACGCTGGCGGAGGCGGCACGTGCGGTCCGCGCCGCGGGCCACGTCGGCGGTTCCACGGCGGATGGACTCCGGGCCGTCGTTGTCGCTGCTTCTCCGAGTGCTTTCGAAATAAACCGGAACTGA
- the hpf gene encoding ribosome hibernation-promoting factor, HPF/YfiA family, which produces MDIVVKGRKTEVPERFRKHVAEKLKLDKIQKFDGKVISLDVEVSKEPNPRQADRAARVEITLRSRGPVIRAEAAAGDPYAALDLATDKLDARLRKEHDKRYSRRGNGRLSASEVAEVVPGAASFNGDGELIPEETTPSVPTTRIGSLEVQGEGPLVVREKMHVAAPMTLDQALYEMELVGHDFYLFVDSETKEPSVVYRRHAYDYGVIHLRTDPLASDEAGGAGGALGG; this is translated from the coding sequence GTGGACATCGTCGTCAAGGGCCGCAAGACCGAGGTGCCCGAGCGGTTCCGCAAGCACGTGGCCGAGAAGCTGAAGCTGGACAAGATCCAGAAGTTCGACGGCAAGGTGATCAGCCTCGACGTCGAGGTGTCCAAGGAGCCGAATCCCCGTCAGGCGGACCGTGCGGCAAGGGTGGAGATCACGCTCCGCTCGCGTGGGCCGGTCATCCGGGCGGAAGCGGCGGCAGGCGACCCTTACGCAGCGCTGGACCTGGCCACCGACAAGCTGGATGCGAGGCTGCGCAAGGAGCACGACAAGCGCTACAGCAGGCGTGGTAACGGCCGGCTGTCGGCGTCCGAGGTCGCGGAGGTCGTGCCGGGGGCCGCCTCCTTCAACGGGGACGGCGAGCTCATCCCCGAGGAGACCACGCCGTCCGTGCCCACCACCAGGATCGGTTCGCTCGAGGTCCAGGGTGAAGGCCCGCTCGTGGTGCGCGAGAAGATGCACGTCGCAGCGCCGATGACACTCGACCAGGCGCTCTACGAGATGGAGTTGGTCGGGCACGACTTCTACCTGTTCGTGGACTCCGAGACCAAGGAGCCCAGTGTCGTCTACCGGCGGCACGCCTACGACTACGGTGTCATCCACCTGAGGACCGACCCGCTGGCCTCCGACGAGGCCGGCGGCGCGGGCGGCGCCCTCGGCGGCTGA
- a CDS encoding response regulator, with translation MADTFGPVRGTSDAGGAAGAESVADDGSPPKEPIRVLVVDDHALFRRGLEIVLAQEEDIQVVGEAGDGAEAVDKAADLLPDIVLMDVRMPKRGGIEACTSIKEVAPSAKIIMLTISDEEADLYEAIKAGATGYLLKEISTDEVATAIRAVADGQSQISPSMASKLLTEFKSMIQRTDERRLVPAPRLTERELEVLKLVATGMNNRDIAKELFISENTVKNHVRNILEKLQLHSRMEAVVYAMREKILEIR, from the coding sequence ATGGCGGACACCTTCGGGCCCGTGCGCGGGACGAGCGACGCCGGCGGCGCTGCCGGTGCGGAATCCGTCGCGGACGACGGCAGCCCCCCCAAGGAGCCCATCAGGGTTCTCGTCGTCGACGACCACGCTCTCTTCCGCAGAGGTCTGGAGATCGTCCTCGCGCAGGAGGAGGACATCCAGGTCGTCGGGGAGGCGGGGGACGGGGCCGAGGCGGTCGACAAGGCCGCGGACCTGCTGCCCGACATCGTGCTGATGGACGTCCGGATGCCCAAGCGCGGCGGTATCGAGGCCTGCACCTCCATCAAGGAGGTGGCCCCCAGCGCGAAGATCATCATGCTGACGATCAGCGACGAGGAGGCCGACCTCTACGAGGCGATCAAGGCGGGCGCCACCGGTTATCTGCTCAAGGAGATCTCGACGGACGAGGTGGCCACGGCCATTCGCGCGGTCGCGGACGGGCAGTCCCAGATCAGCCCGTCGATGGCCTCCAAACTGCTCACCGAGTTCAAGTCGATGATCCAGCGCACCGACGAGCGCCGGCTCGTACCCGCGCCGCGGCTCACCGAGCGTGAGCTCGAAGTGCTCAAACTCGTGGCCACGGGCATGAACAACCGCGATATCGCCAAGGAACTGTTCATCTCCGAGAACACGGTGAAGAACCACGTGCGCAATATCCTGGAGAAGCTCCAGTTGCACTCCCGGATGGAAGCGGTGGTCTATGCCATGCGGGAGAAGATCCTCGAGATCAGGTAG
- a CDS encoding winged helix-turn-helix domain-containing protein — MTSLPQPVLELSADQARRIALRAQGLLGAPDRRGGVPGVLRRLGAVQLDTISVLARSHELVPYARLGALGRRTVDDAYWSGGRSFEYWSHAACILPVEEWPHFAFRRRAYRSRPHWNHDLPDGSYETVIKQLRAEGPLTATELGGAKNGGEWWDWSASKVAVERALMYGEVVCTERRGWKRVYDLAERAIPDAVLHDDLDDAECLRRLVALAGRSLGVGTRADIADYHRLKAEQFDAVVADSGLVPVSVRGWAKPAWAHPEALASEPRGRHRTTLLSPFDSLIWERARTERIFGFTHRLEAYVPRPKRIHGYFAMPLLAGGLLRGRVDPGREGTTLVARQVSLDGAKSVPYMAQALVEAASWVGCTDVRLERVDAPELREPLAAEIARVLP; from the coding sequence ATGACGTCCCTGCCGCAGCCCGTCCTGGAACTCTCCGCCGACCAGGCCCGCCGCATCGCTCTGCGCGCCCAGGGCCTCCTGGGTGCTCCGGACCGCCGCGGCGGGGTCCCGGGCGTGCTGCGCCGCCTCGGAGCCGTCCAGCTCGACACCATCTCCGTCCTCGCCAGGTCGCACGAGCTCGTGCCGTACGCCCGCCTCGGAGCGCTCGGCCGCCGCACGGTCGACGACGCCTACTGGTCCGGGGGCCGCTCCTTCGAGTACTGGTCGCACGCCGCGTGCATCCTGCCGGTCGAGGAGTGGCCGCACTTCGCGTTCCGTCGCCGCGCCTACCGGTCCCGGCCGCACTGGAACCACGACCTGCCCGACGGTTCCTACGAGACGGTGATCAAGCAGCTGCGCGCCGAGGGCCCGCTGACGGCGACCGAGCTCGGCGGCGCGAAGAACGGCGGCGAGTGGTGGGACTGGTCCGCCTCCAAGGTCGCCGTCGAGCGGGCCCTGATGTACGGCGAGGTTGTGTGCACCGAGCGGCGTGGCTGGAAGCGGGTCTACGACCTGGCCGAGCGCGCGATCCCGGACGCCGTGCTCCACGACGACCTGGACGACGCGGAGTGCCTGCGCAGGCTGGTCGCCCTCGCGGGGCGGTCGCTGGGCGTCGGCACCCGGGCGGACATCGCCGACTACCACCGGCTCAAGGCCGAGCAGTTCGACGCCGTCGTGGCGGACTCCGGGCTGGTTCCGGTGTCGGTGCGCGGCTGGGCGAAGCCCGCCTGGGCACACCCCGAGGCCCTGGCCTCGGAGCCGCGCGGACGACACCGCACGACACTGCTGTCACCGTTCGACTCGTTGATCTGGGAACGCGCGCGCACGGAGCGGATCTTCGGCTTCACCCACCGCCTGGAGGCGTACGTCCCCCGGCCCAAGCGGATCCACGGCTACTTCGCCATGCCCTTGCTGGCGGGAGGCCTGCTGCGGGGCCGGGTCGACCCGGGCAGGGAGGGAACCACCCTGGTCGCCCGCCAGGTGTCCCTGGACGGCGCGAAGTCCGTGCCCTACATGGCCCAGGCCCTCGTGGAGGCCGCGTCATGGGTCGGCTGCACCGACGTACGGCTGGAGCGCGTCGACGCACCGGAACTGCGCGAGCCGCTCGCGGCGGAGATCGCCCGCGTCCTTCCTTAG
- a CDS encoding GNAT family N-acetyltransferase, translating to MEPITLTTERLLLRPFGPQDAEASYLACQDPDIQRWTVIPSPYSRADAELWTEKLAPAGWREDTMYNFAVVRRDDGPLVGALGVNRCTLPGTFEVGFWTAKEHRGAGYTTEAVLAAARWAFTALSADRLEWRAEIGNTPSRAVALRAGFRMEGEQRSALFNKGIRRDTWTGALLPADLGLPGTYPHRSSPGVRGAL from the coding sequence ATGGAGCCGATCACCCTCACCACCGAACGCCTGCTGCTGCGCCCCTTCGGCCCCCAGGACGCCGAAGCCTCCTACCTCGCCTGCCAGGACCCCGACATCCAGCGCTGGACCGTCATCCCCTCCCCGTACTCCCGTGCCGACGCGGAGCTGTGGACGGAGAAGCTGGCACCCGCGGGCTGGAGGGAGGACACGATGTACAACTTCGCGGTGGTTCGCCGGGACGACGGGCCGCTCGTCGGCGCACTCGGTGTCAACCGCTGCACGCTGCCGGGCACCTTCGAAGTGGGTTTCTGGACGGCTAAGGAACACCGCGGCGCCGGATACACCACGGAGGCTGTGCTCGCCGCGGCACGCTGGGCCTTCACGGCTCTCTCCGCGGACCGCCTCGAATGGCGGGCGGAGATCGGCAACACCCCGTCCAGAGCGGTTGCCCTGCGTGCCGGCTTCCGCATGGAGGGTGAGCAGCGGTCGGCCCTGTTCAACAAGGGGATACGGCGTGACACCTGGACCGGCGCACTGCTCCCGGCCGATCTGGGACTGCCCGGCACGTATCCGCACCGGTCGTCCCCGGGTGTCAGAGGCGCGCTCTAG
- the secA gene encoding preprotein translocase subunit SecA, with product MSVFNKLMRAGEGKILRKLHRIADQVSSIEEDFVNLSDAELRALTDEYKERYADGESLDDLLPEAFATVREAAKRVLGQRHYDVQMMGGAALHLGYVAEMKTGEGKTLVGTLPAYLNALSGKGVHLITVNDYLAERDSEMMGRVHKFLGLEVGCIVANMTPAQRREQYACDITYGTNNEFGFDYLRDNMAWSQDELVQRGHNFAVVDEVDSILVDEARTPLIISGPADQATKWYGDFAKLVTRLTRGEAGNPLKGIEETGDYEVDEKKRTVAIHEPGVSKVEDWLGIDNLYESVNTPLVGYLNNAIKAKELFKKDKDYVVIDGEVMIVDEHTGRILAGRRYNEGMHQAIEAKEGVDIKDENQTLATITLQNFFRLYGKLSGMTGTAMTEAAEFHQIYKLGVVPIPTNRPMVRADQSDLIYRTEVAKFAAVVDDIAEKHEKGQPILVGTTSVEKSEYLSQQLSKRGVQHEVLNAKQHDREATIVAQAGRKGAVTVATNMAGRGTDIKLGGNPDDLAEAELRQRGLDPVEHVEEWAAALPAALEKAEQAVKAEFEEVKDLGGLYVLGTERHESRRIDNQLRGRSGRQGDPGESRFYLSLGDDLMRLFKAQMVERVMSMANVPDDVPIENKMVTRAIASAQSQVEQQNFETRKNVLKYDEVLNRQREVIYGERRRVLEGEDLQDQIRHFMDDTIDDYIRQETAEGFAEEWDLDRLWGAFKQLYPVKVTVEELEEAAGDLAGVTADFIAESVKDDIHEQYAEREKTLGSDIMRELERRVVLSVLDRKWREHLYEMDYLQEGIGLRAMAQKDPLVEYQREGFDMFNAMMEGIKEESVGYLFNLEVQVEQQVEEVPVAEGAERPSLEKQDAPVAAAAGGRPEIRAKGLDAPQRPDRLHFSAPTVDGEGGVVEGDFSNGDGARSEADGMTRAERRKAQKSTGGRRRKK from the coding sequence GTGTCCGTCTTCAACAAGCTCATGCGTGCAGGCGAAGGCAAGATCCTGCGCAAACTGCACCGCATCGCGGACCAGGTCAGCTCCATCGAAGAGGACTTCGTCAACCTCTCCGACGCCGAGCTGCGGGCGCTCACCGACGAGTACAAGGAACGGTACGCGGACGGCGAGAGCCTGGACGACCTGCTTCCCGAAGCGTTCGCGACGGTCCGTGAGGCCGCCAAGCGCGTCCTCGGACAGCGCCACTACGACGTCCAGATGATGGGCGGTGCCGCCCTCCACCTCGGCTACGTGGCCGAGATGAAGACCGGTGAGGGCAAGACCCTCGTCGGCACCCTGCCCGCGTATCTCAACGCGCTCTCCGGCAAGGGCGTGCACCTGATCACGGTCAACGACTACCTCGCCGAGCGTGACTCCGAGATGATGGGCCGGGTGCACAAGTTCCTCGGTCTCGAGGTCGGCTGCATCGTCGCCAACATGACTCCGGCCCAGCGCCGTGAGCAGTACGCCTGCGACATCACGTACGGCACGAACAACGAGTTCGGGTTCGACTACCTCCGCGACAACATGGCGTGGTCCCAGGACGAGCTCGTCCAGCGCGGCCACAACTTCGCCGTCGTCGACGAGGTCGACTCGATCCTCGTCGACGAGGCCCGCACCCCGCTGATCATCTCCGGCCCGGCCGACCAGGCCACGAAGTGGTACGGCGACTTCGCGAAGCTGGTCACGCGTCTCACCAGGGGTGAGGCGGGCAACCCGCTGAAGGGCATCGAGGAGACCGGCGACTACGAGGTCGACGAGAAGAAGCGGACCGTGGCCATCCACGAGCCCGGTGTCTCCAAGGTCGAGGACTGGCTCGGGATCGACAACCTCTACGAGTCGGTCAACACCCCGCTCGTCGGTTACCTGAACAACGCGATCAAGGCCAAGGAACTCTTCAAGAAGGACAAGGACTACGTCGTCATCGACGGCGAAGTCATGATCGTCGACGAGCACACCGGCCGTATCCTCGCCGGTCGCCGTTACAACGAGGGCATGCACCAGGCCATCGAGGCGAAGGAAGGGGTGGACATCAAGGACGAGAACCAGACGCTCGCCACGATCACCCTGCAGAACTTCTTCCGCCTGTACGGCAAGCTCTCCGGCATGACCGGTACGGCGATGACCGAGGCCGCCGAGTTCCACCAGATCTACAAGCTCGGCGTCGTCCCGATCCCGACGAACCGGCCCATGGTCCGCGCGGACCAGTCGGACCTGATCTACCGCACCGAGGTCGCGAAGTTCGCCGCGGTCGTCGACGACATCGCCGAGAAGCACGAGAAGGGGCAGCCGATCCTGGTCGGCACGACCTCCGTCGAGAAGTCCGAGTACCTCTCGCAGCAGCTCTCCAAGCGCGGTGTCCAGCACGAGGTCCTCAACGCCAAGCAGCACGACCGTGAGGCGACGATCGTCGCCCAGGCCGGCCGCAAGGGCGCGGTCACGGTCGCCACGAACATGGCCGGCCGAGGCACCGACATCAAGCTCGGCGGCAACCCGGACGACCTCGCCGAGGCGGAGCTGCGCCAGCGCGGTCTCGACCCGGTGGAGCACGTCGAGGAGTGGGCGGCCGCCCTGCCCGCCGCGCTGGAGAAGGCCGAGCAGGCCGTGAAGGCGGAGTTCGAAGAGGTCAAGGACCTCGGCGGGCTGTACGTGCTCGGCACGGAGCGGCACGAGTCGCGGCGTATCGACAACCAGCTGCGCGGCCGTTCCGGCCGTCAGGGCGACCCGGGCGAGTCCCGCTTCTACCTGTCGCTGGGCGACGACCTGATGCGGCTGTTCAAGGCGCAGATGGTCGAGCGCGTCATGTCGATGGCCAACGTTCCCGACGACGTGCCGATCGAGAACAAGATGGTGACCCGCGCGATCGCCTCCGCGCAGTCGCAGGTGGAGCAGCAGAACTTCGAGACGCGTAAGAACGTCCTGAAGTACGACGAGGTGCTCAACCGGCAGCGCGAGGTGATCTACGGCGAGCGTCGCCGTGTCCTGGAAGGTGAGGATCTGCAGGACCAGATCCGTCACTTCATGGACGACACGATCGACGACTACATCCGCCAGGAGACGGCCGAGGGCTTCGCCGAGGAGTGGGACCTCGACCGGCTGTGGGGCGCCTTCAAGCAGCTCTACCCGGTGAAGGTCACCGTCGAGGAGCTCGAGGAGGCCGCGGGCGACCTGGCCGGCGTGACGGCCGACTTCATCGCGGAGTCCGTCAAGGACGACATCCACGAGCAGTACGCGGAGCGGGAGAAGACGCTCGGCTCGGACATCATGCGTGAGCTGGAGCGGCGCGTTGTCCTGTCCGTCCTGGACCGCAAGTGGCGCGAGCACCTCTACGAGATGGACTACCTCCAGGAGGGCATCGGCCTGCGGGCCATGGCGCAGAAGGACCCGCTGGTCGAGTACCAGCGCGAGGGCTTCGACATGTTCAACGCCATGATGGAGGGCATCAAGGAGGAGTCCGTCGGCTACCTGTTCAACCTGGAGGTCCAGGTCGAGCAGCAGGTCGAGGAGGTTCCCGTGGCGGAGGGCGCGGAGCGCCCCTCGCTCGAGAAGCAGGACGCGCCGGTGGCGGCCGCGGCGGGCGGGCGGCCGGAGATCCGGGCCAAGGGCCTGGACGCGCCGCAGCGTCCGGACCGGCTGCACTTCTCCGCTCCCACCGTGGACGGGGAGGGCGGCGTCGTCGAGGGCGACTTCTCCAACGGTGACGGTGCGCGGTCCGAGGCGGACGGGATGACGCGTGCGGAGCGCCGCAAGGCGCAGAAGAGCACGGGTGGCCGGCGCCGCAAGAAGTAG
- a CDS encoding Rv3235 family protein: MSTDRTRPAGRHDRSRPGTVPPQRPRRPLRPHQWFAERLLAVLSGQRPVHWMLGHTIGEAYDQLAELAPDAPLGAGGRRPVVRACRGTQPANGVVEAFASIATGEQVRAMAFRLEQGPDLRWRCAAIDLGGERLPALR; this comes from the coding sequence ATGAGCACGGACAGGACGAGGCCGGCCGGACGACACGACCGCAGCAGGCCGGGCACGGTGCCACCGCAACGGCCCCGGCGGCCGCTGCGCCCGCACCAGTGGTTCGCGGAACGCCTGCTCGCCGTCCTCAGCGGCCAGCGCCCGGTGCACTGGATGCTCGGCCACACGATCGGCGAGGCGTACGACCAGCTCGCCGAGCTCGCGCCCGACGCCCCGCTCGGCGCCGGCGGCAGGCGGCCGGTCGTGCGCGCCTGCCGCGGCACCCAGCCGGCCAACGGCGTGGTCGAGGCCTTCGCCAGCATCGCCACCGGCGAGCAGGTCCGCGCCATGGCCTTCCGTCTGGAACAGGGCCCCGACCTGCGCTGGCGCTGCGCGGCGATCGATCTGGGCGGCGAACGTCTCCCGGCGCTCCGATGA
- a CDS encoding DUF6912 family protein, translated as MRVYVPLTLSGLATVHGAGEIGPGPLTAYAVTPGLREWYVSDDIEELEYAALTRAASASLRLIAGRPEEPRRRVVVALDVPEGAAAADPDHVLDASSLGEVRIADAVALSKAAAVHVDADDAEKDVAAAAAALGAADLGDDDARFTVDGAEDHELLWFGIQEIPGLIA; from the coding sequence ATGCGTGTGTACGTCCCTCTCACCCTCTCCGGTCTCGCCACGGTGCACGGCGCGGGCGAGATCGGTCCGGGACCGCTCACCGCCTATGCCGTGACGCCCGGTCTGCGCGAGTGGTACGTCTCCGACGACATCGAGGAACTGGAGTACGCGGCGCTCACCCGGGCCGCCTCCGCCTCGCTGCGGCTGATCGCGGGCCGGCCGGAGGAGCCCCGGCGCCGGGTCGTCGTCGCCCTCGACGTGCCGGAGGGGGCGGCCGCCGCCGATCCGGACCACGTCCTGGACGCCTCGTCGCTCGGCGAGGTGCGCATCGCGGACGCGGTGGCGCTGTCGAAGGCCGCCGCGGTGCACGTGGACGCCGACGACGCGGAGAAGGATGTCGCCGCCGCGGCGGCGGCCCTGGGAGCGGCGGACCTCGGTGACGACGACGCCCGTTTCACAGTGGACGGGGCGGAGGACCACGAGCTGCTGTGGTTCGGGATCCAGGAGATCCCCGGCCTCATCGCCTGA
- a CDS encoding HAD family hydrolase, with protein MATPGKHRTHLVWDWNGTLLDDIHAVLGATNAAFAEVDLAPLTLEQYRETYCVPIPKFYERLMGRLPTPAEWERMDGLFHRHYTEQRAACGLTEGVEELLVRWLSGGRSQSLLSMYGHEHLVPVVRGYGIERHFVRVDGRTGPSGGSKALHMERHFEVLGGIAPESAVVIGDAVDDAVAAAHVGARAVLYTGGSHSRSSLEAAGVPVVDTLAEAVALAELMAD; from the coding sequence ATGGCGACACCGGGGAAGCACCGCACGCATCTGGTCTGGGACTGGAACGGCACACTGCTGGACGACATCCACGCGGTCCTGGGGGCGACGAACGCGGCCTTCGCGGAGGTCGACCTGGCGCCGCTCACGCTGGAGCAGTACCGCGAGACGTACTGCGTGCCGATACCCAAGTTCTACGAGCGGCTCATGGGCAGGCTTCCCACTCCCGCCGAGTGGGAGCGCATGGACGGCCTCTTCCACCGCCACTACACCGAGCAACGGGCCGCCTGCGGGCTGACCGAGGGCGTCGAGGAGCTGCTGGTCCGGTGGCTGAGCGGCGGCCGCAGCCAGTCGCTCCTGAGCATGTACGGGCACGAGCACCTGGTCCCCGTGGTGCGGGGTTACGGCATCGAACGCCATTTCGTGCGCGTCGACGGCCGGACCGGGCCCTCCGGCGGCAGCAAGGCGCTGCACATGGAGCGCCACTTCGAGGTGCTCGGGGGCATAGCCCCCGAATCCGCGGTGGTCATAGGCGACGCGGTGGACGACGCCGTGGCCGCGGCCCACGTCGGGGCCCGCGCCGTGCTGTACACGGGCGGATCGCACAGCCGCAGCAGCCTGGAGGCGGCCGGTGTGCCCGTCGTGGACACCCTGGCCGAGGCCGTGGCGCTGGCCGAGCTGATGGCGGACTGA